In Parasphingorhabdus halotolerans, a single window of DNA contains:
- the argJ gene encoding bifunctional glutamate N-acetyltransferase/amino-acid acetyltransferase ArgJ, with the protein MSDNISPLAPTQSIELPDIKGVTCRVARAQYKDWDRCDLTFVELIEGTTVAGVLTQSKCPSTEVEWCREALSDGKARGLVVNAGNANAFTGARGMEAVERILDLASQHLDCSKKEIFVSSTGVIGVPLPKDKSETGLKAAFNAEPCSWKEAAATIMTTDTFPKMATTSAIVGGKKVTLNAIVKGSGMIAPDMATMLGYIFTDAAVDAVFLQKMLIDATAKSFNCITVDSDTSTSDTVLVFATGQTEAPALTSYNDAGADAFAAALQDICMQLAHLVVRDGEGATKFIEIQVVGAESDDSAKRIGLSIANSPLVKTAIAGEDANWGRVVMAIGKAGEPADRDKLAISFGGVTVARDGLVVPDYDEKPVANHLQGAEIDISIDMGIGKGRATVWTCDLTHGYISINADYRS; encoded by the coding sequence GTGTCAGACAATATTTCGCCGCTGGCCCCAACACAGTCGATCGAACTGCCCGATATCAAAGGCGTCACATGCCGCGTTGCGCGCGCACAATACAAGGATTGGGACCGTTGCGACCTCACCTTTGTCGAGTTGATTGAAGGCACAACCGTGGCCGGTGTGCTGACACAGAGCAAGTGCCCATCCACCGAGGTGGAATGGTGCCGCGAGGCTCTGTCTGACGGAAAGGCTCGCGGGCTGGTCGTGAATGCAGGAAACGCCAACGCGTTTACCGGCGCGCGCGGCATGGAAGCGGTGGAGCGGATATTGGACTTGGCAAGCCAGCATCTCGATTGCAGCAAGAAGGAAATATTTGTTTCCTCAACTGGTGTCATTGGCGTTCCTTTGCCCAAAGACAAATCCGAAACCGGATTGAAAGCCGCCTTCAATGCCGAACCGTGTAGCTGGAAAGAAGCGGCCGCCACGATAATGACTACCGATACATTCCCGAAAATGGCGACTACCAGTGCGATTGTTGGCGGTAAGAAGGTAACTTTGAACGCTATAGTTAAAGGCTCCGGTATGATCGCGCCGGATATGGCAACCATGCTGGGCTATATCTTTACCGATGCAGCCGTTGACGCTGTGTTTCTTCAGAAAATGCTCATCGACGCAACCGCGAAGAGTTTTAATTGCATTACGGTCGATAGCGACACCTCAACCAGCGATACGGTTTTGGTATTTGCCACTGGTCAAACCGAAGCCCCTGCGCTGACATCCTATAATGATGCAGGTGCCGATGCATTTGCTGCCGCCTTGCAGGATATTTGCATGCAATTGGCGCATCTGGTGGTGCGCGACGGAGAAGGTGCAACGAAATTCATAGAAATCCAAGTGGTTGGAGCCGAAAGCGATGACAGCGCAAAACGCATTGGGCTTTCCATTGCCAATTCTCCGTTAGTCAAAACCGCGATTGCGGGTGAAGATGCCAACTGGGGTCGGGTCGTCATGGCAATCGGCAAAGCTGGCGAACCAGCAGACCGGGATAAACTCGCTATATCATTCGGCGGAGTGACAGTTGCGAGAGATGGGTTGGTTGTGCCGGATTACGATGAAAAACCAGTGGCCAACCATCTGCAAGGCGCCGAAATTGATATCAGCATCGATATGGGGATCGGCAAAGGTCGGGCAACCGTTTGGACCTGCGATCTGACCCACGGATATATTAGTATTAACGCCGACTACAGGAGTTAG